One window from the genome of Micromonospora aurantiaca ATCC 27029 encodes:
- a CDS encoding carbohydrate ABC transporter permease, with translation MRHGVARFVTGFLALPVALYLFYVVWPFAQAAGYSLTDWGGYSDSQRFVGLDNYVRLFSDELIRKAFWHNVFFLVTVPLFTIALALFLAFLLNVGGREDRAGIRGVFGSGLYKVIFFFPQVLSLVVIAVMWQQIYRTDGQGLINGLLIKIGLVDADNPIAFTADPEPFLGVPAVLWWLLFIAVWSGAGFYMVLFSAAMQSIPKDIYEAAILDGAGRFHTFFRVTLPLLRDSISVAWVYLGFIALDMYALVFVMTPSQGGPNHASEIFASVIQFNAFQKGQFGYACAIAVALAIFTILLAALQLRITRRERIEY, from the coding sequence ATGCGGCACGGAGTCGCGCGTTTCGTCACGGGCTTCCTGGCCCTGCCCGTCGCGCTGTACCTGTTCTACGTGGTGTGGCCGTTCGCCCAGGCGGCGGGTTACTCGCTGACCGACTGGGGCGGGTACTCCGATTCCCAGCGCTTCGTCGGGCTGGACAACTACGTCCGGCTGTTCTCCGACGAGCTGATCCGGAAGGCGTTCTGGCACAACGTGTTCTTCCTGGTCACCGTGCCGCTGTTCACGATCGCGCTGGCCCTGTTCCTCGCGTTCCTGCTCAACGTGGGCGGACGCGAGGACAGGGCCGGCATCCGCGGGGTGTTCGGCTCCGGGCTCTACAAGGTCATCTTCTTCTTCCCGCAGGTGCTGTCGCTGGTGGTCATCGCCGTCATGTGGCAGCAGATCTACCGCACCGACGGGCAGGGCCTGATCAACGGCCTGCTCATCAAGATCGGGCTGGTCGACGCGGACAACCCGATCGCCTTCACCGCCGACCCGGAGCCGTTCCTCGGTGTGCCGGCGGTGCTCTGGTGGCTGCTGTTCATCGCGGTGTGGAGCGGCGCCGGCTTCTACATGGTGCTGTTCTCCGCCGCGATGCAGTCCATCCCGAAGGACATCTACGAGGCCGCGATCCTCGACGGCGCGGGCCGGTTCCACACGTTCTTCCGGGTGACCCTGCCGCTGCTGCGGGACAGCATCTCGGTCGCCTGGGTCTACCTGGGCTTCATCGCGCTGGACATGTACGCGCTGGTCTTCGTCATGACGCCGAGCCAGGGCGGGCCGAACCACGCCAGCGAGATCTTCGCCTCGGTGATCCAGTTCAACGCGTTCCAGAAGGGCCAGTTCGGTTACGCCTGCGCGATCGCCGTCGCGCTGGCCATCTTCACCATCCTGCTGGCCGCGCTCCAGCTGAGGATCACCCGCCGTGAGCGGATCGAGTACTGA
- the ngcE gene encoding N-acetylglucosamine/diacetylchitobiose ABC transporter substrate-binding protein, translated as MSVSPEKFGDVSRRTLLRRAAAAGLLAVPAAGLLSACAGSEPSKSDGGGAAKSKDNPFGVKDGSAVKVVVFNGGLGDQWAKEDKVIFNAKHPNITVNMSSTQKIKTEEQPKMATQPSDLVMNSGADMMDRSTLINEGAIEPLDDLLTAPAWDSEGTVADSLLPGTVADGTQNGKFYVVNVAYTVWGNWYNAALFKKEGWTAPTTWDEFFALAPKIKAKGMAPYVHDAVHGYYPRWALFASIWKAVGKQAVVDIDNLKDGAWKADGIVAALEPWEKLVKDKLLLPGKLDHTQSQQAFLDGKAAFIQVGTWLKNEMAATIPPGFEMTISDYWSKSGDKAAKDVFASSGEGFVVPSKAPNKEAAKEFLRAILSKAGSAKFAELTKSLASTKGSGDNVQDTALASANSLMKNGSSDLISVKFPDFYADLDKESQNLSEELMAGRLTAQQFVDKMQAAADKVAKDSSIKKQTRTA; from the coding sequence ATGTCGGTTTCCCCCGAGAAGTTCGGCGACGTCAGCCGTCGGACCCTGCTGCGGCGCGCCGCGGCGGCCGGTCTGCTGGCCGTACCGGCGGCGGGTCTGCTGAGCGCGTGCGCCGGCAGCGAGCCGAGCAAGTCGGACGGCGGCGGCGCGGCCAAGAGCAAGGACAACCCGTTCGGCGTCAAGGACGGCAGCGCGGTCAAGGTGGTCGTCTTCAACGGTGGCCTGGGTGACCAGTGGGCCAAGGAAGACAAGGTCATCTTCAACGCCAAGCACCCGAACATCACGGTCAACATGTCTTCGACCCAGAAGATCAAGACCGAAGAGCAGCCCAAGATGGCGACGCAGCCGAGCGATCTGGTGATGAACTCGGGCGCCGACATGATGGACCGCAGCACGCTGATCAACGAGGGCGCGATCGAGCCGCTGGACGACCTGCTCACCGCGCCGGCCTGGGACAGCGAGGGGACTGTGGCCGACAGCCTGCTGCCGGGCACGGTCGCCGACGGTACGCAGAACGGCAAGTTCTACGTCGTGAACGTCGCGTACACGGTGTGGGGCAACTGGTACAACGCCGCGCTGTTCAAGAAGGAGGGCTGGACGGCGCCGACCACCTGGGACGAGTTCTTCGCGCTCGCGCCGAAGATCAAGGCCAAGGGCATGGCGCCGTACGTGCACGACGCGGTGCACGGCTACTACCCGCGCTGGGCGCTGTTCGCCAGCATCTGGAAGGCGGTCGGCAAGCAGGCCGTCGTCGACATCGACAACCTGAAGGACGGCGCCTGGAAGGCCGACGGCATCGTCGCGGCGCTGGAGCCGTGGGAGAAGCTGGTCAAGGACAAGCTGCTGCTGCCGGGCAAGCTCGACCACACCCAGTCGCAGCAGGCGTTCCTGGACGGCAAGGCGGCCTTCATCCAGGTCGGCACCTGGCTGAAGAACGAGATGGCCGCGACCATCCCGCCGGGCTTCGAGATGACCATCTCCGACTACTGGAGCAAGAGCGGGGACAAGGCCGCCAAGGACGTCTTCGCCTCCTCCGGCGAGGGCTTCGTGGTGCCGAGCAAGGCACCGAACAAGGAGGCCGCGAAGGAGTTCCTGCGGGCCATCCTCTCCAAGGCCGGTTCGGCGAAGTTCGCCGAGCTGACCAAGTCGCTGGCCTCCACCAAGGGCTCCGGCGACAACGTCCAGGACACCGCGCTGGCGTCGGCGAACTCGCTGATGAAGAACGGCAGCTCGGACCTGATCTCGGTGAAGTTCCCGGACTTCTACGCCGACCTGGACAAGGAGAGCCAGAACCTCTCCGAGGAGCTGATGGCCGGCCGCCTGACCGCGCAGCAGTTCGTCGACAAGATGCAGGCGGCCGCCGACAAGGTCGCCAAGGACTCGTCGATCAAGAAGCAGACCCGCACCGCCTGA
- a CDS encoding SIS domain-containing protein translates to MISAQRYADAVRPVLDRLVDSQAVAVDRAADLIASGLRAGCVLQAFGAGHSEAFAAELVARAGGLVPANRLSLHDLVLHGDAPRDVLADPKLERDPAVAHQLYALAAPQPGDVFVVASQSGINGSVVELATLVKRGGHPLIAVTSVEHTARVAPRHPSGHRLADLADVVLDNGAPYGDALLPLEGGGAVCAVSSVTAALLAQLLTAEVVRRFHQAGEVPPVYLSANVPGGDEHNLALESRYAGRLRRTA, encoded by the coding sequence ATGATCAGTGCCCAGCGGTACGCCGACGCGGTCCGCCCGGTGCTCGACCGGCTGGTGGACAGCCAGGCCGTGGCGGTGGATCGCGCGGCCGACCTGATCGCCTCCGGGCTGCGCGCAGGATGCGTGCTCCAGGCGTTCGGCGCCGGCCACTCGGAGGCGTTCGCCGCCGAGCTGGTCGCCCGGGCCGGTGGCCTGGTCCCCGCCAACCGGCTCTCCCTGCACGACCTCGTGCTGCACGGCGACGCGCCCCGCGACGTGCTCGCCGACCCGAAGCTGGAACGCGACCCGGCCGTGGCGCACCAGCTCTACGCCCTGGCGGCGCCGCAGCCGGGGGACGTGTTCGTGGTCGCCTCGCAGTCCGGCATCAACGGCTCGGTGGTCGAGCTGGCGACGCTGGTCAAGCGCGGCGGCCATCCGTTGATCGCTGTCACCTCGGTCGAGCACACCGCCCGGGTAGCTCCTCGGCACCCCTCCGGGCACCGGCTCGCCGACCTCGCCGACGTCGTGCTGGACAACGGCGCGCCGTACGGCGACGCACTGCTGCCGCTCGAGGGCGGCGGCGCGGTCTGTGCGGTCTCGTCGGTCACCGCGGCGCTGCTGGCGCAGCTGCTGACCGCCGAGGTCGTACGACGGTTCCACCAGGCCGGAGAGGTACCCCCTGTCTACCTCTCCGCCAACGTCCCCGGTGGGGACGAGCACAACCTCGCCCTCGAGTCGCGGTACGCCGGGCGTCTCCGGCGGACCGCCTGA
- a CDS encoding MurR/RpiR family transcriptional regulator, with amino-acid sequence MVEHEVETSAATAVVDAGPADRLGADGVLARVRAGTGELTGALRRVAEHVLSDPEAAARATIVELAERSGTSPATITRFCRAMGFEGYADLRLGIAAETGRARSAGWTVDIGREIQPGDPLSRVLDQIMAADTRAMHDTAALLDLAEVERAAVAIAGASRVNIFGASGSALVGEEMQFSLHRIGVAAWAWSDVHEGLASAALLGAGDVALGISHTGQTRETIELLAEAGSRGATTVALTGFPRSPLAELADIVLVTASQATTFRPDALSARHPQLVVLDLLYIAVAQRTHDRAHAAFRRTAQAVDGHKAAKGALS; translated from the coding sequence ATGGTCGAGCACGAGGTGGAGACTTCCGCGGCGACCGCGGTGGTCGATGCCGGTCCGGCCGACCGGCTGGGCGCCGACGGGGTGCTGGCCAGGGTCCGGGCCGGTACGGGGGAGTTGACCGGGGCGCTGCGCCGGGTCGCCGAGCACGTGCTCAGCGACCCGGAGGCGGCGGCCCGGGCCACCATCGTCGAGCTGGCCGAGCGCAGCGGCACGTCACCGGCGACCATCACCCGGTTCTGCCGGGCGATGGGCTTCGAGGGATACGCCGACCTGCGGCTCGGCATCGCCGCCGAGACCGGGCGGGCCCGCTCGGCCGGCTGGACCGTCGACATCGGACGGGAGATCCAGCCCGGCGACCCGCTGTCCCGGGTGCTCGACCAGATCATGGCCGCCGACACGCGGGCCATGCACGACACCGCCGCGCTGCTCGACCTGGCCGAGGTGGAACGCGCGGCGGTCGCCATCGCCGGGGCCAGCCGGGTGAACATCTTCGGGGCCAGCGGCAGCGCGCTCGTCGGCGAGGAGATGCAGTTCAGCCTGCACCGCATCGGCGTCGCCGCGTGGGCCTGGAGCGACGTGCACGAGGGACTCGCCAGTGCCGCGCTGCTGGGCGCCGGGGACGTGGCGCTCGGCATCTCGCACACCGGGCAGACCCGGGAGACGATCGAGCTGCTCGCCGAGGCGGGCAGTCGCGGGGCCACCACAGTCGCGCTGACCGGCTTCCCCCGCTCGCCGCTGGCCGAGCTGGCCGACATCGTGCTGGTGACCGCGAGCCAGGCCACCACGTTCCGGCCGGACGCGCTCTCCGCCCGGCACCCGCAGCTCGTCGTGCTCGACCTGCTCTACATCGCGGTGGCGCAGCGCACCCACGACCGCGCCCACGCGGCCTTCCGGCGTACCGCCCAGGCCGTCGACGGGCACAAGGCCGCGAAGGGGGCCCTCTCATGA
- a CDS encoding N-acetylglucosamine kinase: protein MSDTVVLGLDVGGTSTRATALSLDGTRLGAGRAGGGNPTSHGAERAAAELLAALRAALADIDPHRVRAGVIGLAGAGRLLADPRGRDAFDHAWAEAGLRCPYAVHGDALVAYASGTAAPDGTVLVAGTGAIAAQVRDLRLDRTADGHGWLLGDAGSGFWLGREAVRRLLTDLDRAETPGELGRRVLAELTGTTAVDAQPRATAGAVVQAVTRRPPVELARLAPLVVSSARDGEPAAAALIAEAAALLAESVSRIRPPGAADPVVLGGGLLTGDTPLAGAVRAELAERWPGAPLHSAGDGAAAAAWLAARDLPEVTDPTALHTRLVPPPT, encoded by the coding sequence ATGTCGGACACCGTCGTGCTCGGCCTCGATGTCGGGGGCACGTCCACCCGCGCGACCGCGCTGAGCCTCGACGGCACGCGTCTGGGCGCCGGCCGGGCCGGCGGCGGCAACCCCACCAGCCACGGCGCCGAGCGGGCCGCCGCCGAGCTGCTCGCCGCCCTGCGTGCGGCGCTCGCCGACATCGACCCCCATCGGGTACGCGCCGGCGTCATCGGCCTCGCGGGGGCCGGCCGCCTCCTGGCCGACCCGCGCGGCCGGGACGCGTTCGACCACGCGTGGGCCGAGGCGGGGCTGCGATGCCCGTACGCCGTGCACGGCGACGCTCTCGTCGCCTACGCCTCCGGCACCGCCGCCCCGGACGGCACGGTGCTCGTCGCCGGCACCGGCGCCATCGCCGCCCAGGTACGCGACCTGCGGCTGGACCGCACCGCCGACGGCCACGGCTGGCTGCTCGGCGACGCGGGTTCCGGGTTCTGGCTCGGCCGCGAGGCGGTCCGGCGGCTGCTGACCGACCTGGACCGCGCGGAGACTCCCGGTGAGCTGGGACGCCGGGTGCTGGCGGAGCTGACCGGCACGACCGCTGTGGACGCTCAGCCGCGCGCGACGGCCGGAGCCGTGGTGCAGGCGGTGACCCGGCGGCCGCCTGTGGAACTGGCCCGGCTCGCGCCGCTCGTGGTGTCGTCGGCACGGGACGGGGAACCGGCAGCCGCCGCGCTGATCGCCGAGGCCGCGGCGCTGCTGGCGGAGAGCGTGTCCCGCATCCGCCCGCCGGGCGCGGCCGATCCGGTGGTGCTCGGCGGCGGGCTGCTCACCGGTGACACCCCGCTGGCCGGCGCGGTACGCGCAGAACTGGCCGAACGGTGGCCCGGCGCACCGCTGCACAGCGCCGGGGACGGTGCGGCAGCCGCAGCCTGGCTCGCCGCCCGGGACCTGCCCGAGGTGACCGACCCGACCGCACTGCACACCCGCCTGGTGCCCCCGCCCACCTGA
- a CDS encoding carbohydrate ABC transporter permease, translating into MTTVDPGAATGATTAGTTRPDDATHPAGAGRSADRPPRRELGVANVFSHGFLLLWAAMTVLPLAWMVLSSLKSNGEIIAEPWGLPEALRFDNWSRAWTSAHIGRFFFNSLVVVAGSLSLTMLLGATAAYVFARYEFRGRQVVYYLFVGGMMFPVFLALVPLFFVVRSVGLLGTWPGLILVYTAYSLPFTVFFLTAFFRTLPTSVAEAALIDGCGHFRLFFRVMLPMARPGLISVGIFNFLSHWNQFLLPQVLLPGDGQDRMLAQGLSSLAVSQGYAGDYAQLFAGLTIAVLPVLVVYVAFQRQVQSGLTAGQLK; encoded by the coding sequence GTGACCACAGTGGACCCCGGTGCGGCGACCGGCGCCACGACCGCCGGCACGACCCGCCCGGACGACGCGACCCACCCGGCCGGCGCGGGCCGATCCGCCGACCGGCCGCCGCGCCGCGAGCTGGGCGTGGCGAACGTCTTCTCGCACGGCTTCCTGCTGCTCTGGGCGGCGATGACCGTCCTGCCGCTGGCCTGGATGGTGCTCAGCTCGCTGAAGAGCAACGGCGAGATCATCGCCGAGCCGTGGGGGCTGCCCGAGGCGCTGCGGTTCGACAACTGGTCGCGCGCCTGGACCAGCGCCCACATCGGCCGGTTCTTCTTCAACAGCCTGGTCGTGGTGGCCGGCTCGCTGAGCCTGACCATGCTGCTCGGCGCCACCGCCGCGTACGTCTTCGCGCGGTACGAGTTCCGCGGCCGGCAGGTCGTCTACTACCTGTTCGTCGGCGGCATGATGTTCCCGGTCTTCCTGGCGCTGGTGCCGCTGTTCTTCGTGGTCCGCAGCGTCGGTCTGCTCGGCACCTGGCCGGGCCTGATCCTGGTCTACACCGCGTACTCGCTGCCGTTCACCGTGTTCTTCCTGACCGCGTTCTTCCGGACGCTGCCGACGTCGGTGGCGGAGGCCGCGCTGATCGACGGGTGTGGGCACTTCCGGCTGTTCTTCCGGGTGATGCTGCCGATGGCGAGACCGGGACTGATTAGTGTCGGGATCTTCAACTTCCTCAGCCACTGGAACCAGTTCCTGCTGCCGCAGGTGCTCCTGCCCGGCGACGGCCAGGACCGGATGCTCGCCCAGGGGCTGAGTTCGCTCGCGGTGAGCCAGGGCTACGCCGGTGACTACGCCCAGTTGTTCGCCGGCCTGACCATCGCGGTGCTGCCGGTGCTCGTGGTGTACGTGGCGTTCCAGCGTCAGGTCCAGTCCGGACTGACCGCCGGGCAGCTCAAGTGA
- a CDS encoding carbohydrate ABC transporter permease, whose product MRQGRLPLILTFLLPPLALYGIFVLSPYLQAFQISTTDWMGYSAQADPVGMANFRTLLHDGYVWNALKNNAILLAVVPVVTIGLGLFFASMLTMGGRKGRAGVTGVRGTSVYRLVYFFPQVLSVVIIALLWKEIYSPTSGLLNGALRAVGLATPAWLGDPRFAFWCVLAVMVWSNVGFYVVLFGAAMQAIPRDIYEAVLLDGASRTTMLRKITIPLLWDTIQVAWIYLAIAALDGFILVQLMTNGGPNFSSDVIGLRMYDTSFGSENKFGYASAIGVAMFFLTLSVAVLALRTARRDRIEYS is encoded by the coding sequence ATGCGACAGGGCCGCCTCCCCCTGATCCTCACGTTCCTGCTGCCACCACTGGCGTTGTACGGCATCTTCGTGCTGTCGCCGTACCTCCAGGCTTTTCAGATCTCCACCACCGACTGGATGGGCTACTCCGCGCAGGCCGACCCGGTCGGCATGGCGAACTTCCGCACGCTGCTGCACGACGGGTACGTGTGGAACGCGTTGAAGAACAACGCGATCCTGCTCGCCGTGGTGCCGGTGGTGACGATCGGGCTGGGCCTGTTCTTCGCCAGCATGCTCACCATGGGCGGCCGTAAGGGCCGGGCCGGTGTGACCGGGGTGCGCGGCACCTCGGTCTACCGGCTCGTCTACTTCTTCCCCCAGGTGCTCTCGGTGGTGATCATCGCGCTGCTCTGGAAGGAGATCTACAGTCCGACGAGTGGCCTGCTCAACGGCGCCCTGCGCGCCGTCGGGCTGGCCACCCCGGCCTGGCTCGGCGACCCGCGCTTCGCGTTCTGGTGCGTGCTGGCGGTGATGGTGTGGAGCAACGTCGGCTTCTACGTGGTGCTCTTCGGCGCCGCCATGCAGGCCATCCCGCGTGACATCTACGAGGCGGTGCTGCTCGACGGCGCGTCCCGCACCACGATGCTGCGGAAGATCACCATTCCGCTGCTCTGGGACACCATCCAGGTGGCCTGGATCTACCTCGCCATCGCCGCGCTGGACGGCTTCATCCTGGTCCAGCTCATGACCAACGGCGGACCGAACTTCTCCTCCGACGTGATCGGGCTGCGGATGTACGACACGTCGTTCGGCAGCGAGAACAAGTTCGGGTACGCCTCGGCGATCGGCGTGGCGATGTTCTTCCTGACCCTCTCGGTGGCGGTGCTGGCGCTGCGCACCGCCCGGCGTGATCGGATCGAGTACTCGTGA
- the ngcE gene encoding N-acetylglucosamine/diacetylchitobiose ABC transporter substrate-binding protein, which produces MNRREILRRSAAAGLLATPAAGLLAGCATSGGGDEGDKGAYKGTKSEQNPLGVAEDAPLEVVIFNGGFGEDYAKAHEAMYKERYPKAEIKHSATAEISKTLQPRFVDGSPPDVVNNSGAGQIDFNGLVSQNALADLGELLAAPSLDTPGKTVKDTLLPGTVEVGSYDGRFLVLNYTYTVYGIWHSTKLFADRGWEDAKTWDDHIALCRRIKAAGIAPWTYAGVHPRYMSWPLISTAIKLGGPSVALAIDNLEPNAWKSDAMKTAADAWHQIVKDKFILDGSPGLDHKQSQTAWCQGKAAFISCGSWLESEQKDVTPAGFNMTVAPTPSLGSGDKLPYEAIRGTAGEPFMVPAKARNVAGGLEYFRTMLSRKGAQDFTKKVASLPVVAGATEGIDLPYGLSTVVKALDASGSNGFNWVYNNYYRKLERNLVDAACGEFFSGRISPAEFLDQCQKGADSIAQDNSVKKYKRSA; this is translated from the coding sequence ATGAACAGGCGTGAGATCCTACGGCGCAGCGCCGCCGCCGGTCTGCTGGCCACCCCCGCCGCCGGGCTGCTCGCCGGCTGCGCCACGTCGGGTGGGGGCGATGAGGGCGACAAGGGCGCGTACAAGGGCACCAAGAGCGAGCAGAACCCGCTCGGCGTGGCCGAGGACGCCCCGCTGGAGGTGGTGATCTTCAACGGCGGGTTCGGGGAGGACTACGCCAAGGCCCACGAGGCCATGTACAAGGAGCGCTACCCGAAGGCGGAGATCAAGCACTCGGCCACCGCGGAGATCAGCAAGACGCTCCAGCCCCGCTTCGTCGACGGCAGCCCGCCGGACGTGGTCAACAACTCCGGCGCCGGCCAGATCGACTTCAACGGCCTGGTCTCCCAGAACGCGCTCGCCGACCTGGGCGAGCTGCTCGCCGCGCCGAGCCTCGACACGCCCGGCAAGACGGTCAAGGACACGCTGCTGCCCGGCACCGTCGAGGTCGGCTCCTACGACGGCCGGTTCCTGGTGCTCAACTACACCTACACGGTGTACGGCATCTGGCACTCCACCAAGCTGTTCGCCGACCGTGGCTGGGAGGACGCCAAGACCTGGGACGACCACATCGCGCTCTGCCGCCGGATCAAGGCCGCGGGCATCGCCCCCTGGACGTACGCCGGTGTGCACCCCCGCTACATGAGCTGGCCGCTGATCTCCACCGCGATCAAGCTCGGCGGCCCGTCCGTGGCGCTGGCGATCGACAACCTGGAGCCGAACGCCTGGAAGTCGGACGCCATGAAGACCGCCGCCGACGCCTGGCACCAGATCGTCAAGGACAAGTTCATCCTCGACGGATCCCCGGGCCTGGACCACAAGCAGTCGCAGACCGCGTGGTGCCAGGGCAAGGCCGCGTTCATCTCCTGCGGCTCCTGGCTGGAGAGCGAGCAGAAGGACGTCACGCCGGCCGGCTTCAACATGACGGTCGCGCCGACGCCGAGCCTGGGCAGCGGCGACAAGCTGCCGTACGAGGCGATCCGCGGCACCGCGGGCGAGCCGTTCATGGTGCCGGCGAAGGCGCGCAACGTCGCCGGCGGCCTGGAGTACTTCCGCACCATGCTGTCCCGCAAGGGCGCCCAGGACTTCACCAAGAAGGTCGCCAGCCTGCCCGTGGTCGCCGGCGCCACCGAGGGCATCGACCTGCCGTACGGGCTCAGCACCGTGGTCAAGGCGCTCGACGCGTCCGGGTCCAACGGCTTCAACTGGGTCTACAACAACTACTACCGCAAGCTGGAGCGCAACCTGGTCGACGCGGCCTGCGGCGAGTTCTTCAGCGGCCGGATCTCCCCGGCCGAGTTCCTCGACCAGTGCCAGAAGGGCGCCGACTCGATCGCCCAGGACAACTCGGTCAAGAAGTACAAGCGGTCCGCGTGA
- a CDS encoding acyltransferase family protein has translation MRRLRQLAQRTPPGRERYIDLLRALAITMVVLGHWGVTAIGYDNGRPAGHSALADLRWAWPLTWVAQVMPVFFLVGGYANAASLAARRRRGGSAAGWLVDRSARLIRPTTVLLLVLSAGAGIATLRGADAGQVRTVVWFATIPLWFLVAYVAVVALTPPMYALHRRFGLAVPTALVVLVALGDLGRLLGPAALADGNYLFGWLAVHQVGFAWYDAARADARRTGDAAGADAADAGEAGPRGLFRRGLPLSGRAGAVLLGGGLVALVLLTVAGPYPVAMLHVPGERLDNAAPPSLALMAAAAAQLGLILLLRRPAGRWLRRSGPWQAVLAVNAVVLTLFLWHLTAAVLLVGLLDALGVLPAPPVGSAAWWAWRVPWLLALAAVLAVLVAVFGPVEARTRRPAATGPAGAGGRRLRAGLAVAGYAGVLVGLLLNSLAPKTAPEPLGLPAPALVAYLAGAGLLRLLRSGRAGPRRPG, from the coding sequence ATGCGCCGCCTGCGGCAGCTCGCGCAACGCACGCCGCCGGGGCGGGAGCGCTACATCGACCTGCTCCGGGCGCTGGCCATCACCATGGTCGTGCTCGGCCACTGGGGTGTCACAGCCATCGGGTACGACAACGGCCGCCCCGCCGGCCACTCCGCGCTGGCCGACCTGCGCTGGGCCTGGCCGCTGACCTGGGTGGCCCAGGTGATGCCGGTGTTCTTCCTGGTCGGCGGCTACGCCAACGCCGCCTCGCTGGCCGCCCGCCGGCGCCGGGGCGGGTCGGCAGCCGGGTGGCTGGTGGACCGCAGCGCCCGGCTGATCCGCCCCACCACCGTGTTGCTGCTGGTCCTGTCAGCGGGCGCGGGGATCGCCACGCTGCGCGGCGCCGACGCGGGGCAGGTGCGCACAGTGGTCTGGTTCGCCACCATCCCGCTGTGGTTCCTGGTCGCCTACGTCGCGGTGGTGGCGCTGACCCCGCCGATGTACGCGCTGCACCGCCGGTTCGGGCTCGCCGTGCCGACGGCGCTCGTGGTGCTGGTCGCGCTCGGCGACCTCGGCCGGCTCCTCGGCCCGGCCGCGCTCGCCGACGGCAACTACCTGTTCGGCTGGCTGGCCGTCCATCAGGTCGGTTTCGCCTGGTACGACGCCGCCCGGGCGGACGCCCGCCGCACCGGCGACGCGGCCGGCGCCGACGCGGCCGATGCTGGTGAAGCCGGACCTCGGGGCCTGTTCCGCCGCGGGCTGCCGCTGTCCGGCCGGGCCGGCGCGGTCCTGCTGGGCGGTGGCCTGGTCGCGCTGGTGCTGCTCACGGTGGCCGGGCCGTACCCGGTGGCGATGCTCCACGTGCCGGGTGAGCGACTGGACAACGCGGCACCGCCGAGCCTGGCGCTGATGGCCGCGGCCGCCGCCCAGCTCGGCCTCATCCTGCTGCTGCGACGCCCGGCCGGGCGCTGGCTGCGCCGGTCCGGCCCCTGGCAGGCGGTGCTCGCGGTCAACGCCGTGGTGCTCACGCTGTTCCTCTGGCACCTGACCGCCGCGGTGCTGCTCGTCGGCCTGCTGGACGCGCTCGGCGTGCTGCCTGCTCCCCCGGTCGGTTCGGCGGCCTGGTGGGCGTGGCGCGTACCGTGGCTGCTCGCGCTGGCCGCGGTGCTGGCCGTGTTGGTCGCCGTCTTCGGTCCGGTCGAGGCCCGCACCCGCCGCCCGGCCGCGACCGGGCCGGCCGGGGCGGGTGGCCGGCGGCTGCGCGCCGGTCTGGCCGTCGCCGGGTACGCGGGCGTGCTGGTCGGCCTGCTGCTGAACAGCCTCGCGCCCAAGACGGCGCCGGAGCCGCTGGGCCTGCCCGCCCCGGCGCTGGTGGCGTACCTGGCCGGGGCGGGTCTGCTGCGGCTGCTCAGGTCCGGACGGGCGGGACCGCGCCGGCCGGGTTGA